The following are encoded in a window of Takifugu flavidus isolate HTHZ2018 unplaced genomic scaffold, ASM371156v2 ctg730, whole genome shotgun sequence genomic DNA:
- the LOC130521143 gene encoding melanopsin-A-like: ASSATEQPFPTVDVPDHAHYTIGVVILVVGITGMVGNVLVIYAFCRSRSLRTPSNIFIINLAITDLLMCFTQTPTFFLTSMHKRWIFGKKGCELYAFCGALFGICSMMTLMVIAVDRYMVITRPLASLGVMSRRKALSILAVTWVYSMGWSLPPFFGWSAYVPEGLMTSCSWDYMTFTPSVRSYTMLLFTFVFFIPLSIIIFSYCCIFRAIRHATRAISKINREGSRDSGRRLHKMKSEWKMAKIALIVILLFVISWAPYSCAALTAFAGYAELLTPYMNSVPAV; the protein is encoded by the exons GCTTCCTCGGCTACAGAACAGCCGTTCCCAACTGTGGACGTTCCGGATCACGCTCACTACACCATCGGGGTGGTCATCCTGGTGGTGGGCATCACAGGGATGGTGGGAAACGTCCTGGTCATTTACGCCTTCTGCAG gagccgGAGCCTGCGGACGCCCtccaacatcttcatcattaaCTTGGCCATCACAGACCTCCTCATGTGCTTCACGCAGACTCCCACCTTCTTCCTCACCAGCATGCACAAGCGCTGGATCTTTGGGAAGAAAG gctgcGAGTTGTACGCCTTCTGCGGAGCGCTGTTCGGCATCTGCAGCATGATGACGCTCATGGTCATTGCCGTGGACCGCTACATGGTGATCACCAGGCCTCTTGCCTCCCTGGGAGTGATGTCTCGCAGGAAGGCCCTGAGCATCCTGGCCGTCACCTGGGTCTACTCAATGGGCTGGAGCTTACCGCCCTTCTTTGGCTGGA GTGCGTATGTGCCAGAAGGCCTGATGACTTCCTGCTCCTGGGACTACATGACCTTCACCCCTTCTGTCCGTTCTTACACGATGCTGCTCTTCACCTTTGTCTTCTTCATCCCTCtttccatcatcatcttcagttACTGCTGCATCTTCAGGGCCATCCGTCACGCCACACG AGCGATATCGAAGATCAACCGTGAGGGATCCAGAGACTCTGGGAGGAGGCTGCATAAGATGAAGAGCGAGTGGAAGATGGCGAAGATCGCGCTCATCGTCATCCTGTTGTTCGTTATCTCCTGGGCTCCTTATTCCTGCGCCGCCCTGACTGCGTTCGCTGG